One window of the Candidatus Jettenia sp. genome contains the following:
- a CDS encoding TrkH family potassium uptake protein, which translates to MNIPIVLYTVGNLILMLAGILLVPLGVALYYKDTAAMWAFVYTIIITGILGGFSKIFLRKKTVTLGIREGIAIVTFSWILCIFLGALPFWYSGVCTTYCDAVFETTSGFTTTGSSIFKDVEVLPHSILFWRTFTNWLGGMGIIVIFVALLPAIGVSGYQLFSAEVSGPTADRLKPRIGETAKLLWMIYLVITITMIILLICSGMPVFDAICHTFTTVSTGGFSIKNTSVAYYNSLYVEIVTATFMFICGCNFALYYKCFQKEFKKVLKNSELRFFAGLILTAIVFVVLLLYLSQPESFQGGIKDIRYYDLGNAFRYAFFQVITVLTGTGHVSTDFDLWPQACRFLLVLLMFIGACAGSTGGGIKCVRILLLLKTSMREFGRILRPRMVKHVKINGESVSEEIITDSSVFFVVYLGFFGVCTVALIALNTDIITAFSAVATCMTNCGPGLAKVGPMANFSDIAYTGKWILSFCMLLGRLEIYSLILVFLPMTWKR; encoded by the coding sequence ATGAATATTCCTATAGTATTATATACAGTAGGCAATCTCATACTTATGCTAGCCGGTATCCTGCTTGTCCCTCTGGGTGTGGCCCTGTATTACAAAGATACTGCTGCTATGTGGGCCTTCGTTTATACGATAATTATTACCGGCATCCTGGGTGGATTCAGTAAGATATTTTTAAGAAAGAAAACAGTGACCCTCGGTATCCGGGAAGGTATTGCCATTGTAACCTTTAGCTGGATCTTATGTATCTTCTTGGGCGCCCTTCCTTTTTGGTATTCAGGTGTATGCACAACATATTGTGATGCTGTTTTTGAGACAACCAGTGGTTTTACAACAACTGGATCATCAATTTTTAAAGATGTTGAGGTGTTACCTCATAGCATACTTTTTTGGAGGACATTTACCAACTGGTTAGGCGGTATGGGAATTATTGTTATCTTCGTTGCTTTGCTGCCTGCAATAGGTGTTAGTGGATATCAACTTTTTAGTGCTGAAGTAAGCGGCCCAACTGCTGATAGATTGAAACCGAGGATTGGTGAAACTGCAAAATTACTCTGGATGATCTATCTTGTCATTACTATCACTATGATAATACTCCTTATCTGCAGTGGAATGCCAGTTTTTGATGCAATTTGCCATACCTTCACAACGGTATCCACTGGTGGATTTTCTATAAAAAACACAAGTGTTGCATATTATAACAGTCTTTATGTAGAAATTGTTACTGCAACCTTTATGTTTATCTGTGGATGTAACTTCGCACTTTACTATAAATGTTTTCAAAAAGAGTTTAAAAAAGTTCTTAAAAATTCTGAATTACGATTTTTTGCGGGTTTAATCTTAACAGCAATCGTATTTGTAGTGCTACTACTCTACTTGAGTCAACCTGAATCGTTTCAAGGTGGAATTAAGGATATTCGTTATTATGATTTAGGGAATGCCTTTCGATATGCCTTTTTTCAGGTAATAACTGTACTTACGGGAACCGGTCATGTTTCTACCGATTTTGATTTATGGCCACAGGCTTGCCGTTTTTTATTAGTTTTATTAATGTTTATCGGCGCATGTGCTGGTTCAACCGGAGGTGGTATAAAATGTGTGAGAATATTACTTTTGCTAAAAACAAGTATGCGAGAGTTCGGCAGGATATTAAGACCACGAATGGTGAAACATGTAAAGATTAATGGTGAATCTGTCAGCGAGGAAATCATCACAGATAGTTCTGTATTCTTTGTTGTATATCTGGGCTTCTTTGGTGTGTGTACCGTGGCCTTAATTGCATTAAATACTGATATTATAACTGCCTTTTCTGCCGTGGCAACATGTATGACAAACTGCGGACCAGGTTTGGCCAAGGTTGGTCCTATGGCAAATTTCAGTGACATAGCCTACACCGGCAAATGGATTTTGAGCTTTTGCATGCTCTTAGGCAGGTTAGAGATTTACAGTTTAATACTTGTATTTTTACCGATGACATGGAAAAGGTAG
- the trkA gene encoding Trk system potassium transporter TrkA codes for MKILIVGAGAVGFNLAKQLSMEGHDISVVEKDYDLVKRITEKLDVSVVSGSASSPTVLEEAGIQNTDMVLAVTNSDEINMVVCTLSHSYGVKTRIARIRNPEFTDEKPILHQNGFYIDHVVNPEKITINSIMDIIGTPGAIYVADFTEGDILLRGFNVPEDAPIAGKRLSELKEVESTDSFLIVAIQRNDEMVIPTGETKLLPRDNIFVLVAKEALPFFLPMVNRRADEVEKIVIYGVNHISLELAKNLEDHKIDVTIIEPDKEKTQQAAAILDRTIILQGNGLDVDLLKESSIDITDFFVALSENEQTNILSALLAKRLGARKAIVLTEEPAFVPIINSLGIDIVINPRLITVGSILQHIRRGHTLSVVKFQHSEAEAMEFIADKDSKVVGKPIREIPFPQGSILGAIVREGTMQIPRGNTIIKPGESVIVFALPNAIERIQSLFSSKKD; via the coding sequence ATGAAAATTCTTATTGTAGGTGCAGGTGCAGTTGGGTTTAATCTGGCAAAACAACTATCGATGGAAGGGCATGATATTTCTGTCGTTGAAAAGGATTACGATCTTGTGAAACGAATTACCGAAAAGTTAGATGTCTCCGTTGTGTCAGGAAGTGCAAGCTCGCCCACCGTTCTGGAAGAAGCAGGGATACAAAACACGGACATGGTATTGGCCGTTACGAATAGTGACGAGATAAATATGGTGGTCTGTACGCTCTCTCACAGCTACGGTGTTAAAACGAGAATTGCCAGGATAAGAAATCCTGAATTTACTGATGAAAAACCCATTTTACACCAAAACGGATTTTATATAGATCACGTTGTAAATCCGGAAAAGATTACCATTAATTCTATTATGGATATCATAGGCACTCCCGGAGCTATCTATGTCGCAGATTTCACAGAAGGGGATATCCTCTTGAGAGGATTTAACGTGCCTGAAGATGCGCCCATAGCAGGAAAGAGACTTTCCGAGTTAAAGGAGGTAGAATCAACAGATTCTTTTCTTATTGTCGCTATTCAGCGAAATGATGAGATGGTCATTCCAACCGGTGAAACAAAGCTGCTGCCTCGTGATAATATTTTCGTACTGGTAGCCAAAGAGGCATTGCCTTTCTTCTTGCCTATGGTCAACAGACGGGCAGATGAAGTTGAAAAGATCGTTATTTATGGCGTAAATCATATCAGTCTTGAACTGGCAAAAAATTTGGAAGACCATAAGATCGATGTTACCATAATTGAGCCGGATAAAGAAAAAACACAGCAAGCTGCCGCAATTCTCGACCGGACTATTATCCTTCAGGGAAATGGCTTAGATGTTGATCTTCTCAAAGAATCCTCTATCGATATTACCGATTTTTTTGTAGCTTTATCAGAAAACGAGCAGACTAATATCTTGTCTGCATTATTAGCCAAGAGACTTGGCGCAAGAAAAGCGATTGTACTTACCGAAGAGCCTGCATTTGTACCTATTATCAATTCATTAGGTATAGATATCGTCATTAATCCAAGATTAATTACCGTGGGGTCTATCCTGCAACATATCCGGCGAGGACATACACTTTCTGTTGTAAAATTTCAACATAGTGAGGCAGAGGCTATGGAATTTATTGCTGATAAAGATTCAAAGGTTGTAGGTAAACCGATTCGGGAAATACCATTTCCCCAGGGCTCTATTCTTGGAGCCATTGTGCGTGAAGGCACAATGCAGATACCGAGAGGCAATACCATTATAAAGCCAGGAGAAAGTGTCATTGTCTTTGCTCTCCCGAACGCTATTGAAAGAATTCAATCCCTTTTTTCCAGTAAAAAAGATTGA
- a CDS encoding DUF6516 family protein, with protein sequence MKAGLVYHEKKYITENTFREIKIWRVPKSKDKPHGYKYSFVYIVDGKRVIGYDNAEGKGDHRHYMGKEYPYKFHGLNKLWKDFMNDIKQFKGENHEGEKHKNSD encoded by the coding sequence ATGAAAGCCGGGCTTGTCTATCACGAAAAGAAATATATTACTGAGAATACTTTTCGGGAAATAAAGATATGGAGAGTACCCAAAAGCAAAGACAAACCACATGGATATAAATATTCCTTCGTCTATATCGTTGATGGGAAAAGGGTAATTGGCTACGATAACGCAGAAGGCAAAGGAGACCATAGGCATTATATGGGAAAAGAATATCCGTATAAATTTCATGGGTTAAACAAGCTCTGGAAGGATTTTATGAACGATATTAAGCAATTCAAGGGAGAAAACCATGAAGGTGAGAAACATAAAAATAGCGATTAA